The following are encoded in a window of Pirellulales bacterium genomic DNA:
- a CDS encoding type II toxin-antitoxin system RelE/ParE family toxin has translation MTSRAKLQLVDAARWWATHRSAEQAARWLDGFEQSLAQLSNDPERHPLARENDLYDLPYTVRQLLYGIGARATHRAVFEIREDTVYVIAIRHLAQTDLPSELL, from the coding sequence GTGACTTCAAGGGCGAAGTTGCAATTGGTCGACGCTGCTCGCTGGTGGGCGACGCATCGCAGTGCCGAGCAGGCTGCTCGCTGGCTAGATGGCTTTGAACAGTCGCTGGCGCAATTAAGCAACGATCCCGAGCGGCATCCCCTCGCTCGAGAAAACGATCTTTACGATTTGCCTTATACCGTGCGCCAGCTCCTGTATGGAATTGGCGCGCGGGCGACGCATCGGGCCGTATTTGAAATTCGCGAGGATACGGTTTACGTGATCGCAATTCGGCATTTGGCGCAAACTGATTTGCCTTCCGAGTTGCTGTAA